In the genome of Thermocrinis sp., the window CGTGTGGAGTTGAAAGGTGTATCTTGCGTTATACTTGCTTTATGCTTGAGTTGTTCCTAGTGAACCGTGTGGAGCCAGAAATCTAAAAAGCAGATGTCAGAATTTACAAAAGGAGCCAGTTTTATAGGGGGATTTGTATTAGGAACCTATGTAATGCTAAACATCCTTAAAAGTTTGCAGAACACTAAGTAGATGTCAGAATCTGCAAAAAGGACAGGTTTATATAGGATATAAGGAGGTTTAATGATGCTTGAAATAATCCTAGCGTTTGTTGTAGGATATGCTATTGCAGTTTCTACAATAATTATGCTCTATAAGATTGCAAAAAAAAGTGTAATAGAAATCTAAGGGGCAGTGGATATAGGGAGGCGTTAAAGATGGCTTACGTTTTTGTCTATGGGACCCTTCGCAATGGTGAGGTAAGGCACGGGGCTTTGCAAAACTGCGAATTTGTGGGACTGGCTTACGCAGAGGGCTACGATCTATACTTGATATCCGACTTTCCTGGTATGGTGCCTGGCTCTGGCAGGGTGGTTGGAGAGGTTTATCGGGTTTCTGAAGATATACTCCAAAGGTTGGATTGGATAGAAGGAGTGCCTTCACTTTACAGAAGAGAGCTTATAAAGGTTAAACTGGAGACTGGCGAAGACCTGGAAACTTACACTTACATATACAACAACTCAGTCAATGGACTTAAGAAAATACCATCAGGTGATTGGAAAAAATTTTGGAGGTAATAAAGATGGTTCTTTACTTTGCCTACGGTTCAAACATGAACTTAAAGCAGATGAGAGAAAGATGCGGAGACAGTTGGAAAAAGATAGGAGTGGGCTACGTGGAGGGCTACAAGTTGGTGTTTGATGGACCGTCAAGCAAGTGGAACGGGGGAGTGGCTAATTTGGTGCAAGATCCAACAGGCAGAGTTTGGGGAGTGCTGTTTGAGTTGGAGAGCTTTGAATGCTTGGACCTACACGAAGGATATCCAGGTGTTTATGACAGAAAGGAAGTGTCCGTAGTGGTGCCAGAGCTTGGACAAGTGTTAAAAGCTGTAGCTTACGTAAGACCAAAGCCAAGGGAGATAAGAAAGCCCTCGGAAAGGTATCTAAACACGGTAATTGAAGGCGCAAAAGAAAATAGCTTGCCAGAGGATTGGATAAAATTTCTTGAAAGCCATAGATAAATGTCAGAATTAAAAAATTAAGGAGGTGGGAAAATGAAAGGCATTCTTACACTTACCATCATAACCCAAAGGGCAAGTAGCCTAAACTACGGGGAGAACATAGGAAACGTATCCATCCTCAAAAAGCTTTCCTTGGAGGACAATTCCCAAATAACCTACGTTTCCGATAAGGCGCTCAAGTATGAGATGAGGAAGGCGGGAAAGGAACAGTTTGGATGGAAGCTGTTGGATGAAAAGGTAAGAGATCTCGTTGGAAGCTCCAAGAAAGGTAAAAAGCTCGACGTGGATGAGTTTGGAAAAGCTTTAATAAGGGACTACCACGAATTTGACCTTTTTGGGGGACTTTTGACGAATCTTAAAGGGGCAGATGACGAAAAAGTAGAGCTGTCTTATGGAGACAGCATCAAAAGAACTGCACCCGTAAAAATCACCTACGCCTACTCCATCTCTAAGTTCCAAGGGGACATGGACTTTATGAACAACATAGATGCATACAACAGATACATAAAGCACTTAGAACAAAAAGACGCCCAAGTCATAGCCCAATCCGAACAGCACAGCGCTCATTACTACTACACAATAGCAATAGATTTGGATAGGATAGGAGTGTGGGAAGGGGAAAACCAATCGGTGGATCTTATCCCGCCCGAAGGGAAAGCCAATAGAGTAAAGACTTTATTGGACATAGTAAGAACGCTTTCAAGACAGATAAGGGGAAGGTGGGAAAATCTTTCTCCCATCTTTGTAATAGGTGGCATTTACAAGATAAAAAATCCGTTCTTCATGGGATGCATAGGAGCAAAGGAAACTGAAGACGGAAAGCTAATCTTGGATACCGCCAGACTTCTTGACTGCAAGAAATTGATCCCTGAAGGGGAAAGGGAAAATACCCTTTGTGGAATACTTTCTGGATACTTTGCCAACGAACAAGAAGTAAGGGAAAAGCTGGAATGCAAAAGCGTAGGAGAGGTCTTTGAGGAGCTAAAGAAGAAGGTGGAGGAAGTTTATGCAGTGTCTAAGACTTAAGCTTTACACTCCCACGGGAATTTTCAAAAATCCGCTTTCCATAAAAGGTATAGAGGTCTATCCCCTTCCCCCCTACTCCACCATAATAGGTCTGATTTATAGCGCAATGGGAAGAAAGCGGGAAGGAGAGTCCTTCCAAATCTCAATTCAGGGAGACTACACCGCAATGTATAGGGATTACGTGTGGTTTAGGAAGTATAACTTTAAAGATAGAGTTTTGGAAAGACTTCCTTTGCAAGTTCCAACCCTTTATAACCTAAGGTTGCTAATACACATAAAAGCTGAAGAAAGTCTTTTGGAAGAGATGGAAAAAGCTATAAAAGAGCC includes:
- a CDS encoding gamma-glutamylcyclotransferase family protein, producing the protein MVLYFAYGSNMNLKQMRERCGDSWKKIGVGYVEGYKLVFDGPSSKWNGGVANLVQDPTGRVWGVLFELESFECLDLHEGYPGVYDRKEVSVVVPELGQVLKAVAYVRPKPREIRKPSERYLNTVIEGAKENSLPEDWIKFLESHR
- a CDS encoding gamma-glutamylcyclotransferase family protein, which codes for MAYVFVYGTLRNGEVRHGALQNCEFVGLAYAEGYDLYLISDFPGMVPGSGRVVGEVYRVSEDILQRLDWIEGVPSLYRRELIKVKLETGEDLETYTYIYNNSVNGLKKIPSGDWKKFWR
- the cas7i gene encoding type I-B CRISPR-associated protein Cas7/Cst2/DevR; its protein translation is MKGILTLTIITQRASSLNYGENIGNVSILKKLSLEDNSQITYVSDKALKYEMRKAGKEQFGWKLLDEKVRDLVGSSKKGKKLDVDEFGKALIRDYHEFDLFGGLLTNLKGADDEKVELSYGDSIKRTAPVKITYAYSISKFQGDMDFMNNIDAYNRYIKHLEQKDAQVIAQSEQHSAHYYYTIAIDLDRIGVWEGENQSVDLIPPEGKANRVKTLLDIVRTLSRQIRGRWENLSPIFVIGGIYKIKNPFFMGCIGAKETEDGKLILDTARLLDCKKLIPEGERENTLCGILSGYFANEQEVREKLECKSVGEVFEELKKKVEEVYAVSKT